The Sulfitobacter donghicola DSW-25 = KCTC 12864 = JCM 14565 genome has a segment encoding these proteins:
- a CDS encoding ABC transporter permease, translating to MIRIPPAALIGLFFTFLFFFCAVFAPFLAPYGMAEVVGDVWEPSSSEFLLGTDSIGRDLLSRMIWGGRTTIFIATAATILSFVTGSVLGFFAAVSGGWVDQLISRFVDLIMSIPSLIFALVVLSVLPTTIVTLIVLMGLLDSTRVYRLARAVAVDITVMDYVEAARLRGEKIGWIIFRETLPNALSPLVAEMGLRFIFMVLFVSTLSFLGLGVQPPQADWGGIVKENKEGINYGIQAALYPAYAIAALCISINLVADWILSRTTSLKGGRG from the coding sequence ATGATCCGTATACCTCCTGCCGCTTTGATCGGCCTGTTCTTCACCTTTCTCTTTTTCTTCTGCGCTGTCTTTGCCCCGTTCCTTGCCCCTTATGGCATGGCCGAAGTCGTTGGCGACGTGTGGGAGCCCTCCTCTTCCGAGTTCTTACTCGGCACTGACAGCATCGGCCGCGACCTGCTAAGCCGCATGATCTGGGGCGGGCGCACGACGATCTTTATCGCCACCGCCGCAACCATCCTCAGCTTTGTGACTGGATCGGTTCTGGGTTTCTTTGCCGCGGTTTCTGGCGGCTGGGTGGACCAGCTGATTAGCCGCTTTGTTGACCTGATCATGTCCATCCCGTCCTTGATCTTTGCGCTGGTTGTATTGTCGGTTCTCCCCACAACAATCGTGACGCTGATCGTCCTGATGGGCCTGCTGGATAGCACACGGGTATATCGCCTAGCGCGTGCTGTGGCCGTTGACATTACTGTCATGGATTACGTCGAAGCCGCCCGCCTTCGGGGCGAGAAAATCGGCTGGATAATCTTCCGCGAAACATTGCCAAACGCGTTGTCACCATTGGTGGCGGAAATGGGCCTGCGGTTTATCTTTATGGTGTTGTTCGTCTCGACGCTTTCGTTCCTTGGCCTTGGCGTACAGCCACCACAGGCTGACTGGGGCGGGATCGTGAAAGAGAACAAGGAAGGCATCAACTATGGCATTCAGGCGGCTCTTTACCCTGCCTACGCCATCGCCGCCTTGTGCATCTCGATCAACCTTGTGGCGGACTGGATTCTCAGCCGAACCACATCATTGAAAGGGGGTCGGGGATGA
- a CDS encoding alpha/beta hydrolase codes for MSQTNYGALLDDEVRAYIARGAAFYPPDAVDLTIEQQRAVYDDMCAAFHAGRPANVVTWDEPLGGIPCRRYEAGATDVTLIYYHGGGFVVGGLHSHDDVCAELAARAGVRVISVDYGLAPENIFPNCYNDAKSAFDAITQSFTGQFLLAGDSAGGNLAAAVAHHSRGQVAGQVLIYPGLGGDPTKGSYVEHANAPELTTRDMQFYQTIRTGGKTPPTDDPRYAPLHDTDFTGLPPTVIVTAACDPLASDGESYRDALRAAGGQAVWFNEAGLVHGCLRARKVSKRGAAFFDRVAVAVEALAKGEWPY; via the coding sequence GTGAGCCAAACCAACTATGGCGCGCTCCTTGATGACGAGGTGCGCGCCTATATTGCACGGGGGGCAGCGTTCTATCCTCCCGATGCAGTTGACCTAACCATCGAACAGCAGCGCGCGGTTTATGACGACATGTGCGCAGCGTTTCACGCAGGACGCCCCGCAAATGTTGTAACTTGGGACGAACCGCTCGGCGGTATCCCATGTCGCCGTTATGAGGCGGGAGCAACCGATGTTACGCTGATCTATTACCATGGCGGCGGGTTTGTCGTTGGTGGCTTACACAGCCATGATGATGTCTGCGCAGAGCTTGCGGCGCGCGCTGGGGTGAGGGTCATCTCGGTTGACTATGGTCTCGCACCCGAAAACATCTTTCCCAACTGCTACAACGATGCAAAGTCTGCATTTGACGCGATCACTCAGAGCTTTACAGGACAGTTCCTTTTGGCTGGTGACAGCGCTGGCGGCAATCTGGCAGCAGCCGTGGCGCATCATAGCCGTGGTCAGGTCGCAGGGCAGGTTCTGATCTATCCCGGCTTAGGCGGTGATCCGACCAAGGGCAGCTATGTCGAGCACGCCAATGCACCCGAGCTGACAACGCGCGACATGCAGTTCTATCAAACCATCCGAACAGGCGGCAAAACGCCCCCTACAGATGATCCGCGCTATGCTCCGCTGCATGACACTGATTTCACAGGCTTGCCCCCCACAGTGATCGTAACGGCCGCCTGTGACCCGCTGGCCAGTGATGGCGAGTCTTATCGCGATGCGCTAAGGGCTGCCGGAGGGCAGGCGGTGTGGTTTAATGAGGCAGGGCTGGTGCACGGCTGTCTGCGCGCCCGCAAGGTCAGCAAACGCGGCGCTGCGTTCTTTGATCGCGTTGCCGTTGCTGTTGAGGCACTCGCGAAGGGTGAATGGCCCTATTAA
- a CDS encoding ABC transporter permease, translating to MHPIVTLVAQRLALGLLLLFAASILIFAGTTMLPGDVAQQILGQGATPENLANLRAELGLNDPPVTRYFNWLGGVLQGDLGTALTNGRDIAESIGGRLKNTMFLAFWAAVISVPLAIFLGLLAVRYKDRWPDKLISAVTLTTISIPEFMIGYILVYWLAIKLRWFPSVAIMNDSMSLGAKLNAIAIPVMVLTLVVLAHMMRMTRAAILNVMQSAYIETAELKGLRMLKIIRKHAFPNAVAPIVNVVMINMAYLVVGVVVVEVVFAYPGMGQYLVDHVSKRDVPVVQACGLIFAAVYIGLNLIADIVSIVTNPRLRHPK from the coding sequence ATGCATCCCATTGTAACTTTGGTCGCCCAGCGCTTAGCGCTGGGCCTCCTGCTGCTCTTCGCCGCGTCCATCCTGATCTTTGCTGGCACGACTATGCTGCCCGGCGATGTGGCGCAACAAATCCTCGGACAGGGTGCGACCCCCGAAAACCTCGCCAACTTGCGCGCGGAACTTGGGCTGAATGATCCACCTGTCACACGGTATTTCAATTGGTTAGGTGGTGTCCTACAGGGTGACCTTGGCACCGCGCTCACCAATGGCCGCGACATCGCTGAAAGCATTGGCGGGCGTTTGAAGAACACTATGTTCCTCGCGTTCTGGGCCGCTGTTATTTCCGTGCCGCTGGCAATTTTCCTTGGCCTGCTGGCTGTTCGCTACAAAGACAGATGGCCTGACAAACTGATCTCGGCGGTCACGCTGACCACGATTTCCATCCCCGAATTTATGATCGGTTACATTCTGGTCTATTGGCTGGCGATCAAGCTACGCTGGTTCCCATCCGTTGCCATCATGAACGATTCAATGAGCCTTGGCGCAAAGTTGAACGCGATTGCGATCCCTGTGATGGTTCTGACGCTGGTGGTTCTGGCACATATGATGCGCATGACCCGCGCGGCCATCCTGAATGTGATGCAATCCGCCTATATCGAAACGGCCGAACTGAAAGGCCTTCGGATGCTCAAAATCATTCGCAAGCACGCCTTTCCAAATGCCGTAGCCCCTATCGTCAACGTTGTGATGATCAACATGGCCTATCTGGTTGTTGGTGTTGTGGTTGTCGAAGTTGTCTTTGCCTACCCTGGCATGGGCCAATATCTGGTTGACCACGTGAGCAAACGAGACGTGCCTGTTGTGCAGGCCTGTGGCTTGATCTTTGCTGCTGTCTATATCGGCCTGAACCTGATTGCCGATATCGTTTCCATTGTGACCAATCCGCGTCTGAGGCATCCAAAATGA
- a CDS encoding acyl-CoA synthetase, which produces MKFSGIVDRDAIEAESAWEDRDVHKTLYSLLADTTKKFPDRNALSFQLLSGPKDPSETLSWSELHDKTVQAANLFRSLGVGPKDVVAYILPNANETVFTLYGGAIAGIVAPINPLLEAEQIGSILRETNATVVVTLRPFPKTDVADKAAEAVALAPNVKTVLEVDLHRYLTGLKKVIVPLIRPKRTVQNQATYKNFTDELAKQPKTLQFEDPQEDRVACYFHTGGTTGMPKVAQHKYSGIIYNGWLGNRILLEETDNILCPLPLFHVFACHVILMGALTAGAHTVFPTPQGYRGDGVFDNIWKLVERWKVSFIIGVPTAISAMMQRPVDADISTVKSTFSGSAPLPMELYRRFEKATGVEILEGYGLTEATVMVSGNPTDGLKKVGSIGIEFPYTRVRIIKGTPDGHVDAGVDEVGEICVSNPGVFPGNTYTEADKNKDLYYDDVYLRTGDLGRKDEDGYIWITGRAKDLIIRGGHNIDPAEIEEALLGHEAVAFSGAIGQPDAHAGEIPCAYVELVEGASVTSEELIAFCKEHVHERAAQPKYIEIMDELPKTGVGKIFKPDLRRSAITRVFDQALSAAGVDARVDHVVDDKKRGLVAKISMNGAGPDAVGSVLGNFVTQWDAA; this is translated from the coding sequence ATGAAATTCAGTGGAATCGTAGACCGCGATGCAATTGAAGCGGAGAGCGCGTGGGAAGACCGCGACGTCCATAAGACGCTTTATAGCCTGTTGGCGGACACGACGAAGAAATTTCCAGATCGTAACGCGCTTAGCTTTCAGCTGTTGTCAGGGCCTAAAGACCCGTCAGAGACGCTTAGCTGGAGCGAACTGCACGACAAAACGGTTCAGGCGGCGAACCTGTTTCGGAGCTTGGGCGTTGGCCCCAAAGATGTCGTGGCCTACATCCTTCCCAATGCGAACGAGACCGTCTTTACCTTGTATGGGGGTGCGATTGCTGGGATCGTTGCGCCGATCAACCCTCTGTTAGAAGCCGAGCAGATCGGATCGATCTTGCGCGAGACTAACGCGACTGTTGTTGTTACGCTGCGTCCGTTCCCAAAGACAGATGTCGCCGACAAGGCAGCAGAAGCAGTTGCGTTAGCGCCTAACGTCAAAACCGTTTTGGAAGTGGATTTGCATCGCTACCTGACTGGTTTGAAAAAGGTCATCGTGCCGCTGATCCGCCCGAAGCGGACTGTGCAAAATCAGGCGACCTACAAAAACTTTACCGACGAGCTGGCAAAACAGCCCAAAACGCTGCAGTTTGAAGACCCGCAAGAAGACCGCGTGGCATGCTATTTCCACACTGGCGGCACCACAGGCATGCCAAAAGTCGCACAGCACAAATACTCTGGCATCATCTACAACGGTTGGCTGGGCAATCGCATCCTGTTGGAAGAGACCGACAACATTCTCTGCCCGCTCCCGCTGTTCCATGTTTTTGCCTGCCACGTTATCTTGATGGGGGCTCTAACGGCGGGTGCGCATACAGTATTCCCAACACCACAAGGTTACCGCGGAGACGGGGTGTTTGATAACATCTGGAAACTGGTTGAGCGCTGGAAGGTCAGTTTTATCATTGGTGTTCCAACAGCAATCTCTGCGATGATGCAACGCCCTGTTGATGCGGATATCAGCACTGTAAAAAGCACTTTCAGCGGCTCGGCCCCACTACCGATGGAGCTATATCGCCGCTTTGAAAAAGCAACTGGCGTGGAAATCCTTGAAGGTTACGGGCTAACCGAAGCAACAGTTATGGTTTCTGGCAATCCGACAGATGGTTTGAAAAAAGTGGGCTCGATCGGGATCGAATTCCCTTATACTCGGGTTCGCATCATCAAGGGTACGCCTGATGGCCATGTCGATGCAGGGGTTGATGAGGTGGGTGAGATTTGTGTCTCTAACCCTGGTGTTTTTCCAGGCAACACCTATACGGAAGCCGACAAAAACAAAGACCTCTACTATGACGATGTTTACCTACGCACGGGCGATCTGGGTCGTAAAGACGAAGATGGCTATATCTGGATCACTGGCCGTGCCAAGGATTTGATTATTCGGGGCGGTCACAACATCGACCCTGCCGAGATCGAAGAAGCACTGCTGGGCCACGAAGCTGTTGCCTTTTCCGGTGCAATTGGCCAACCCGATGCACATGCGGGTGAAATCCCCTGTGCCTATGTTGAGCTGGTTGAAGGTGCATCGGTCACATCGGAAGAGTTGATCGCATTCTGTAAAGAACACGTTCACGAACGTGCCGCGCAGCCAAAATATATCGAAATCATGGATGAGCTTCCTAAAACAGGTGTTGGCAAAATCTTCAAACCTGATCTGCGCCGCAGCGCGATCACACGTGTGTTTGATCAGGCTTTGTCAGCCGCGGGTGTTGATGCGCGTGTTGATCATGTCGTTGATGACAAAAAGCGCGGCTTGGTTGCAAAAATCTCGATGAATGGGGCTGGGCCTGACGCTGTTGGGTCTGTTTTGGGTAACTTTGTCACCCAATGGGATGCGGCGTGA
- a CDS encoding ABC transporter substrate-binding protein, giving the protein MKDQLKQLSTAVTNGLMTRREFVTRAAALGVTAAVANSMLANSAAADSHATPVAGGTFRMGVQGGESTNTQDPALWASDVPIAVGQLWGETLVEVTASGDLQGLVAESWEGSADAKTWRFTIRDGITFSTGAAVTAQDVLRTMERHSNEDSKSGALGIVKGIESMRTDGDNVFEVTLSVGNADLPYLMADYHLMIQPDGGFGAETAAIGTGAYVMDTFEPGVRASATRRSDYWGGDQSTIAHYDSVEVIVLNDATARTAALQSGQVDAINRVEPKIAKLLDRAPTLSVKNVSGRGHYVFIAHIDAAPFDNNELRLALKHAINREEMVEKILQGYGGIGNDMPINAAYPLFDETIPQRDYDIEKAKAHYAASGHDGSPIILRVADGAFPGAVDAAALFQQSAQAAGIPLEIKREPNDGYWSEVWNVQPFCASYWGGRPVQDQMYSTAYLSTADWNDTRWKRDDFDAMLLEARAELDEAKRKEIYSKMGRMLNEEGGLILPMFNDFIDAVSNEVHGFEGDPNGPMMNWYAFKTTWKA; this is encoded by the coding sequence ATGAAAGATCAACTGAAACAGCTGAGCACAGCCGTGACCAACGGGTTGATGACCCGTCGTGAGTTCGTCACGCGTGCAGCCGCCTTGGGCGTGACAGCAGCAGTAGCAAATTCAATGCTGGCCAACTCTGCAGCAGCAGACAGCCATGCAACCCCCGTAGCTGGCGGTACATTCCGCATGGGCGTACAGGGCGGCGAAAGCACCAACACCCAAGACCCCGCATTGTGGGCATCTGATGTGCCAATCGCGGTTGGTCAGCTTTGGGGTGAGACCCTAGTTGAAGTAACAGCATCTGGTGACCTGCAAGGTTTGGTTGCAGAAAGCTGGGAAGGCTCGGCAGACGCAAAAACATGGCGCTTCACCATCCGTGACGGCATCACCTTCTCTACCGGCGCAGCGGTAACCGCTCAGGATGTTTTGCGCACGATGGAGCGTCACTCTAACGAAGATTCCAAATCCGGTGCTTTGGGCATCGTTAAGGGCATCGAAAGCATGCGCACGGATGGCGACAATGTCTTCGAAGTCACGCTTTCCGTTGGCAACGCTGACTTGCCATATCTGATGGCCGACTATCACCTGATGATCCAGCCGGACGGCGGCTTTGGCGCTGAAACAGCCGCGATCGGTACTGGTGCTTATGTCATGGACACCTTTGAGCCTGGTGTACGCGCATCCGCAACCCGCCGCAGCGACTATTGGGGCGGCGATCAGTCAACTATCGCGCATTATGACAGCGTCGAAGTTATCGTTCTGAACGATGCGACTGCCCGTACGGCGGCTCTTCAGTCTGGTCAGGTTGATGCGATCAACCGCGTTGAGCCAAAGATCGCAAAACTGCTGGACCGCGCTCCGACTTTGAGTGTGAAAAACGTTTCTGGTCGTGGCCACTATGTGTTTATCGCGCATATCGACGCCGCGCCGTTTGATAACAACGAACTGCGCTTGGCGCTGAAGCACGCGATCAACCGTGAAGAAATGGTTGAGAAAATCCTGCAGGGTTACGGCGGTATCGGTAACGACATGCCCATCAACGCAGCCTACCCGCTGTTTGATGAAACCATCCCTCAGCGCGACTATGACATCGAAAAAGCCAAGGCCCACTATGCGGCTTCCGGCCATGACGGCAGCCCGATCATCCTGCGCGTTGCTGACGGCGCCTTCCCAGGTGCAGTAGACGCGGCAGCGCTGTTCCAGCAGTCTGCTCAGGCGGCAGGCATTCCGTTGGAAATCAAGCGTGAGCCAAACGACGGTTACTGGTCCGAAGTCTGGAACGTACAGCCGTTCTGCGCATCCTATTGGGGCGGCCGCCCTGTACAGGACCAGATGTACTCAACCGCGTATCTCTCCACTGCCGATTGGAACGACACCCGCTGGAAGCGTGATGATTTCGACGCAATGCTGCTAGAAGCACGCGCCGAGCTGGACGAAGCCAAGCGCAAGGAAATCTACTCCAAGATGGGTCGCATGTTGAACGAAGAAGGCGGTCTGATCCTGCCAATGTTCAACGACTTCATCGATGCGGTTTCCAACGAAGTTCATGGCTTTGAGGGTGATCCAAACGGCCCGATGATGAACTGGTACGCGTTCAAAACAACATGGAAAGCGTGA
- a CDS encoding CocE/NonD family hydrolase, whose product MTIKNHSLRAITEDPDHLITLSDGIRLSARLWRPKDAEADPVPLILEFLPYRKRDGTCARDALTHPYLAERGYACARVDMRGNGDSEGLMEDEYTAQELSDAVEVIKWAAAQPWCNGNVGMMGISWGGFNGLQVAALAPEALKAVITLCSTVDRFADDIHYKGGCLLNENLGWGATMWSYSSRAPDPALRSDWRKMWLDRLENEPFLPSVWLRHQTRDAYWQHGSVCEDYSKIKAKVLAVGGWGDAYKNAVPQLVEALDGAKGIVGPWVHKYPHFAAPEPRIGFLQEALRWWDHWLKGIDTGVEEDPDYRAYLMDGVRPAAWYKERSGRWIAEKTGATTHLPVQTLHLGENASLEDAPQLINVDVSSPAHCGAAAGEYCAIWLGPEMPGDQRGDDALSSTFTSAPLAADMDLVGAPRLTVTISSDKPQAQMAVRLNHIHPDGVSTRITYGVLNLSHRQSASTPSKMTPGVAEEISLNLDHIAYRIPKGHRIRVSISTAYWPLLWPAPEAAALHISKGSIALPQRPTKGHDEVTFEQPEAAPPWETEEIRPENHVRRQEVDMVTGTHSLIIEDDFGKIKDSDHGLITGSIARERWDIHPDDPLSARGECDWEDTLERDGIALRSRAQCSMRSDATTFHLTAKIEAWENGELVYSREESEAIPRDHL is encoded by the coding sequence ATGACCATAAAAAATCATTCACTTCGGGCAATTACCGAAGATCCGGACCATTTGATCACCCTATCAGATGGCATTCGCCTTTCCGCCCGCCTTTGGCGACCAAAAGACGCCGAGGCCGATCCGGTTCCTCTCATCCTTGAATTTCTTCCCTATCGCAAACGCGATGGCACCTGTGCACGCGATGCGTTGACCCACCCTTATTTAGCCGAACGGGGCTATGCCTGCGCCCGCGTAGATATGCGCGGAAATGGCGATAGCGAAGGGTTGATGGAGGATGAATATACCGCACAAGAGCTTTCCGACGCTGTTGAAGTCATCAAATGGGCAGCGGCCCAACCTTGGTGCAACGGCAATGTAGGCATGATGGGGATCAGCTGGGGCGGGTTCAACGGGCTTCAGGTTGCGGCCTTGGCTCCCGAAGCCCTGAAAGCTGTCATTACTCTTTGCTCAACAGTCGATCGTTTTGCCGATGACATCCATTATAAAGGAGGTTGCCTGCTGAACGAAAACCTTGGCTGGGGCGCCACAATGTGGAGCTATTCCAGCCGCGCGCCGGATCCGGCTTTGCGTAGTGACTGGCGCAAGATGTGGTTAGATCGCCTCGAGAACGAACCATTCCTGCCCTCTGTCTGGCTCCGCCACCAAACAAGGGATGCCTATTGGCAGCATGGATCGGTCTGCGAAGACTACTCGAAAATCAAGGCAAAGGTTTTAGCGGTTGGCGGCTGGGGAGATGCCTATAAAAACGCCGTCCCCCAACTGGTTGAGGCGCTAGACGGCGCAAAGGGGATTGTTGGACCATGGGTGCATAAATATCCCCATTTCGCAGCACCCGAACCTCGTATCGGCTTCCTGCAGGAGGCTCTTAGATGGTGGGACCATTGGCTAAAGGGGATAGACACCGGCGTTGAGGAAGATCCGGACTATCGCGCCTATCTTATGGACGGGGTACGCCCCGCCGCATGGTATAAAGAGCGCAGCGGCCGCTGGATCGCCGAAAAGACAGGGGCAACCACACATCTACCTGTGCAGACATTACACTTGGGTGAAAACGCATCGCTAGAAGACGCACCGCAATTGATAAACGTCGATGTCTCCTCTCCCGCGCATTGTGGCGCTGCCGCCGGAGAATATTGCGCCATCTGGCTAGGCCCCGAAATGCCCGGCGATCAGCGGGGTGATGACGCATTATCATCTACCTTCACCTCTGCCCCCTTGGCCGCTGATATGGATTTGGTTGGCGCACCGCGTCTTACTGTTACGATATCCTCTGACAAACCGCAGGCGCAAATGGCCGTTCGGCTGAATCACATTCACCCAGACGGGGTATCTACGCGCATCACCTATGGCGTTCTTAATCTATCGCACCGACAAAGCGCATCAACGCCTAGCAAGATGACACCGGGTGTGGCCGAAGAGATTTCCCTGAACCTTGACCATATTGCCTACCGCATTCCCAAAGGGCACAGAATCCGTGTCTCTATATCGACGGCTTATTGGCCGCTTTTGTGGCCAGCGCCAGAAGCCGCCGCACTTCACATTTCCAAGGGCAGCATCGCCCTGCCCCAGCGCCCAACGAAGGGCCATGATGAAGTAACATTTGAACAGCCCGAAGCAGCACCGCCGTGGGAAACCGAAGAGATTCGCCCAGAAAATCACGTGAGGCGGCAAGAGGTGGACATGGTAACCGGCACGCATAGCCTCATAATTGAGGATGATTTTGGAAAGATCAAAGATTCAGACCATGGCCTAATCACAGGCTCCATCGCGCGCGAACGCTGGGATATTCATCCCGACGATCCGCTATCAGCGCGGGGCGAATGTGATTGGGAAGACACTTTGGAAAGAGACGGCATAGCCCTACGTAGCCGTGCTCAATGCAGTATGCGATCGGATGCGACCACCTTTCACCTTACAGCCAAAATTGAAGCTTGGGAGAATGGCGAACTTGTGTATTCCCGCGAAGAAAGCGAGGCCATTCCGCGCGACCACCTATAA
- a CDS encoding alkaline phosphatase family protein, with translation MDNKLLLIILDGVPYRNWRRLFGNLEGWVDSGDARVWKIRSVLPSISASCYASIHTGVAPAQHGCTGNGNVFRISQPDIFAQVRKAGGVTGAVAHSFWSEFFNRHPFDYVRDIEYDEPESATINHGRFHTMTGYGQANQMTPSDLDLFATLTNLCLRFGLNYGMLHTCTLDSMGHRFFHDCQEMDHACFVMDEMLAPFISKWRAAGYEVMVTADHGQDERGHHGGRDPLQQEAALYYFGDAEGPAPDVTIDQLQLAPTILSRLGAPVPETMKAGSFLK, from the coding sequence ATGGACAACAAACTTCTTTTGATCATCCTTGACGGCGTGCCCTACCGCAACTGGCGGCGTCTGTTTGGCAATCTTGAGGGCTGGGTTGATAGCGGCGATGCGCGCGTTTGGAAAATCCGTTCGGTCCTGCCGTCGATCTCGGCGTCCTGTTATGCCTCGATCCATACAGGTGTGGCGCCAGCCCAACATGGTTGCACAGGCAACGGAAACGTTTTCCGGATCAGCCAGCCTGACATCTTTGCCCAAGTGCGCAAAGCGGGCGGTGTGACGGGTGCCGTTGCTCATAGCTTTTGGTCAGAGTTCTTTAACCGCCATCCTTTCGATTACGTCCGCGACATCGAATATGACGAGCCTGAAAGCGCGACGATTAACCATGGTCGTTTTCACACGATGACCGGTTATGGCCAAGCCAACCAAATGACGCCTTCGGACCTTGATCTCTTCGCTACATTGACCAACCTTTGTCTGCGCTTTGGCCTGAATTACGGGATGCTGCATACCTGCACATTAGACAGCATGGGCCACCGTTTTTTTCATGACTGTCAGGAGATGGACCACGCCTGTTTCGTGATGGATGAAATGCTGGCGCCGTTCATTTCGAAATGGCGGGCTGCGGGATATGAGGTGATGGTAACGGCAGACCACGGCCAAGATGAACGCGGCCATCACGGCGGGCGTGACCCGCTACAACAAGAGGCCGCGCTATATTATTTTGGTGATGCCGAGGGCCCTGCGCCTGATGTCACGATTGACCAGCTACAACTGGCGCCAACCATCCTCAGCCGTTTAGGTGCCCCCGTTCCTGAGACGATGAAGGCTGGTAGCTTTTTGAAATGA
- a CDS encoding ABC transporter ATP-binding protein translates to MSEPLLKVRGLKIGATIFPPGEKSREIEIVHGVDFDLEAGKVLGLIGESGAGKSTIGLAAMAYGRGGVELTGGEVWVNGRDVLQSTMGDKRNLRGAEVTYVSQSAAASFNPAKRIMEQVTEAAISQGKFSKSEAEQRAVTLFEKLGLPDPENIGSRYPHQVSGGQLQRCMTALALCPEPDLVVFDEPTTALDVTTQIDVLKAIKDAIRDTGVAALYITHDLAVVAQVSDHIMVLQQGAMVEYGTTDQIINNPVEEYTQALVSVRSIKHVEKEPSDNPVLKVEGVTARYSGTNFDVLKDINVEIHPGQTLAVVGESGSGKSTLARVITGLLPPSKGEITFDGRTLTPDLATRPLDDLRELQMIYQMADTAMNPRQTVGTIIGRPLEFYFGLKGKEKQARIQELLDEIELGEGFQDRYPAELSGGQKQRVCIARALAAKPKLIICDEVTSALDPLVADGILKLLLRLQKVEDVAYLFITHDLATVKAIADSIAVMFQGQVVRYGPKSKVLAPPFDDYTDLLLSSVPEMKLGWLEEVIANRKMESAGN, encoded by the coding sequence ATGAGTGAACCTCTACTCAAAGTACGCGGCCTGAAAATCGGCGCGACGATCTTTCCACCGGGTGAGAAATCACGCGAGATCGAAATCGTCCACGGTGTGGATTTCGATCTGGAAGCAGGCAAAGTGTTGGGCCTTATCGGGGAATCCGGCGCGGGGAAATCCACCATTGGCCTCGCCGCAATGGCTTATGGTCGCGGCGGAGTCGAGCTAACTGGCGGCGAAGTCTGGGTGAACGGGCGCGACGTCTTGCAATCCACGATGGGGGACAAACGCAACCTGCGCGGCGCCGAGGTTACCTATGTTTCCCAATCCGCAGCTGCCTCGTTCAACCCCGCAAAACGGATCATGGAACAAGTTACCGAAGCTGCAATCAGCCAAGGCAAGTTTTCCAAATCCGAGGCCGAGCAACGCGCCGTTACCCTGTTTGAAAAACTGGGCTTGCCCGATCCTGAAAACATCGGGTCACGCTATCCGCACCAAGTATCTGGCGGCCAGCTGCAACGCTGTATGACGGCGCTCGCGCTCTGCCCAGAGCCCGATCTGGTTGTCTTTGACGAACCGACGACGGCGCTGGACGTCACCACACAGATCGACGTTCTGAAAGCGATCAAGGATGCGATCCGCGACACAGGCGTTGCCGCCCTGTATATCACCCACGACCTTGCCGTTGTGGCGCAAGTCAGCGACCACATCATGGTGCTGCAACAGGGCGCGATGGTTGAATACGGCACCACCGATCAGATCATCAACAACCCTGTCGAGGAATACACGCAGGCGCTGGTGTCCGTTCGGTCGATCAAACACGTCGAGAAAGAGCCAAGCGACAATCCGGTTCTAAAAGTCGAAGGCGTAACCGCGCGCTATAGCGGGACGAACTTTGACGTTCTCAAAGACATCAACGTTGAAATCCACCCAGGCCAAACTCTGGCTGTGGTGGGGGAAAGTGGATCAGGAAAATCCACGCTGGCACGTGTGATCACGGGCCTTTTGCCTCCCAGCAAGGGTGAGATCACCTTTGACGGGCGCACCCTCACGCCTGATCTGGCGACGCGCCCTTTGGATGATTTGCGCGAATTGCAGATGATCTATCAGATGGCCGACACTGCAATGAACCCGCGCCAGACCGTTGGCACGATCATTGGTCGCCCGCTTGAGTTCTATTTTGGCCTCAAAGGCAAAGAGAAACAGGCCCGCATCCAAGAGTTGTTGGACGAAATCGAACTGGGTGAAGGTTTCCAAGACCGCTACCCCGCCGAGCTGTCAGGTGGCCAAAAGCAGCGTGTATGCATTGCACGCGCCTTGGCGGCCAAGCCAAAGCTCATCATTTGCGATGAGGTGACTTCGGCGCTTGATCCGCTGGTGGCTGACGGCATCCTGAAACTGCTCTTGCGGCTGCAAAAGGTCGAGGATGTGGCCTATCTCTTTATCACGCACGATCTAGCGACGGTAAAAGCAATCGCCGATAGCATCGCAGTGATGTTTCAGGGACAAGTCGTGCGCTATGGCCCGAAATCCAAGGTGCTTGCCCCGCCGTTTGATGACTATACCGACCTGCTGCTCAGCTCTGTTCCAGAGATGAAACTGGGCTGGCTGGAAGAGGTCATCGCAAACCGTAAAATGGAGAGCGCGGGCAACTGA